The nucleotide sequence CCGATTTTCGTACCAATGAAGACCCTTGGTGGGCTTAATGATGAACGGAACAGAACAGTGAACAGTTGACACGGCGGTACTTCGCGCTTCGCTATCCCCTGCTAGAGACTGATAAATTCCCAATTCTGGCTCGGTGTTGGCTGTCTCCTGGTTACTGATCTTAATGTGGGTTAATGAATAGAGAGTTTTAAAGAGTTAACGAACTTAGATGAGAACACCTCATTTCGCAGCAATTTGGCAAACAGGAAAGCAAACGATTTTTCAAGCACTCTTACTGGCGATCGCTACTCTTTCCCTGTTTTTAACAACAGATTTAGTCGTACCTCAATCGGCGGCTGCCTATCCCTTTTGGGCACAAGAAACCGCTCCAGAAACGCCTAGAGAAGCTACTGGGCGTATTGTCTGTGCTAACTGCCATCTAGCCCAAAAACCGGCAGAAATAGAAATTCCCCAATCAGTATTGCCCGATACGGTTTTTGAAGCCGTCGTGAAAATCCCCTATGACCATAGTGTTCAACAAGTTCTTGGCGATGGTTCAAAAGGTGGGTTAAACGTTGGCGCAGTGCTAATGTTGCCTGACGGCTTTAAAATCGCTCCCCCTGACCGAATTCCTGAAGAATTACAGGAAAAAGTCGGCGATTTATATTTTCAAACCTATAAAGAAGGCCAAGATAATGTTGTTATTGTTGGTCCTCTACCGGGTGATCAATACGAAGAGATTGTTTTCCCCATTCTCTCTCCAGATCCCGCTAAAGACAAAAATATTGAGTTTGGTAAATATTCCGTTCACTTAGGGGCTAACCGAGGACGGGGCCAAGTTTACCCAACCGGACAATCCAGCAATAATAACCTTTTCAAAGCTTCTGTAGCGGGAACCATCACCGACATCGTTTCCTTGGAAGAGGGGGGCTATGAAGTGACCATTTCTGGCGACAACGGGCAAGCGGTAGAGGCTATTCCTGCTGGACCTGAATTAATTGTCTCACAAGGGCAACAGGTAGCCGCCGGAGAAGCACTCACCAATAATCCTAATGTGGGTGGATTCGGACAGAAAGACACAGAAGTGGTGTTACAAAGCCCCACTCGTATTACTTGGTTGCTTGTTTTCTTAGCCGCTATCATGCTGGCTCAAATTCTCTTAGTTATTAAGAAAAAACAAGTAGAAAGAGTTCAAGCCGCAGAGATGAATTTTTAACCATTAAGCCTTAACCGCTTATGGGTTAATCGTTGATTCAATCTTCCTCAAATAATCTCAAGACACAGGCTTTTAGCCTGTTTTTTTGTGGAAAAATCCACTAACATTCTCATCTTAATTGAGCCATCCCCATTCCACTGTTCCCTTTTCTCTAAGATGACAAATATTCTCAATAAAAAAAGTTTGTTGCAAATAGTCTCTAATAATCGCTATCATTGTCAAGAGAGTAGGATTTCTTGAGAGAAAATTTAAAGATGCCTCCTTATACAGCCACTTCCCTCAAAGCTGAACTCAATGCCCGAGGCTGGCGCTTAACTCCTCAACGGGAGAAAATTTTGCACGTTTTTCAAAACCTTCCAAGAGGCAATCATCTTAGTGCAGAGGAACTCCATGAGCTATTAGATCAGCGCGGCGAAGCCATTAGCTTATCGACTATTTATCGTAGTGTTAAATTAATGTCACGGATGGGAATTCTGCGAGAATTAGAACTAGCTGAAGGTCATAAACATTATGAACTTCATCAACCCTATCCGAACCATCATCACCATTTAGTTTGTATTCAATGTAATAAAACCATTGAATTTAAAAATGATTCAATTTTGAAACAAAGTCTTAAACAATGTGAAAAAGAAGGCTTTCAATTAATTGATTGTCAGTTAACAGTAATGACGATTTGTCCAGAAGCTATTCGGATGGGATGGCCTTCGGCACTGCCGAGTAATTGGTCTTGCACCCGCGCTATCTCTGGAAACCAGCACCATGACAATTTGGAAGATTGGGAAGAGTAAAAAGTTAACAGTGAACCGTAAAAATTCGTCAATTAATCGTTGTTAACTGCTAACTATTTACTCATTAAGCAGAGCTTTCTAATTGAAACAAGAGTGCCTTTTTCTTCATCATTTGAAAAATATTGTAAAACCCGTTAGCACGGGAAGGAGTGAGACTCATTTTTAAGCCCGTTTCTTCAATAAAATCTGGGGTAACTGCCATAATTTCTTGAGGCGTTAAGCCATTGAGTCCTTCCACCAAAAAAGCCACTAAGCCTTTAACTAACTGAGCATCTGAGTCCCCTTGATACCATACCTTACCCTCTTTAAGATCGGCGGTAATATAAACTTGGGAGGTACAGCCAGAGACTTTATTTTCAGGTGTTTTACCTTCCTCGGGCATAGCTTCTAACTTTTTAGCGTACCAGAGGAGTTGCTCATAACGTTTTTTGGGGTCTGAGCGGCTCTTAAATTTTTGTACAATACGATCCAGGTTAGGGGGTAAAGGTGTGCTATCAGATGACATAGTAATAAACCTGTAGCTAATTAGAACGAAATTTTGTCACAACTTAAAAGAATTTGTCCAGTTGTTAATCTAGCTTAATTTTACCAGAAATTTAGGGTTTAAAGCCGAGTGGTAGAACGGCGACTTTTGAGACAAAAGAAATGTATTAGCGAGAGATATTGTCTCAGGTTTTTTAGGGAAATAAATCCTGATCAATATAGAATAAACCTAAAAATGATTTGAGTTCGTCTTAAACAGTGTTTGAATATAAAAATTAAAGTCTATTCACTTAAAGTCTATTTAATTAAGGATCATTGATGAATTTTAAAGAATTAGACCCACCTATTCAAGAAATCTTGCACTGTTATAAACCAGCACTGACTTATATCGGTGTGGACTTTTCTCGAGAAGACGTACAGGAAGCCATAGAGTATGCTTATGATGACCTAGAAGCGAGGCTTCAAAGCGTGATCGAGTATTGGTATTTTCTACAACATAAAAACCAACAGTTGAACTATCCTAGTGCCTGTCTGATCACGGCCCTTAGTGAGGGGTGGACTCCGAAAAATTGGCAACAGGAATACTTAGATAATCCCAATTTTAAAAGTCCTTGTTTATTATGGTGGGAGAAAGCCGCCGAAGTTTGGGGACAAGACAAGAGAAATGAATTAGTGGCCGATGTTAGCGAAACAGACGACGGTTATGAGTATATTCTATTTAGGTCAGGGAAAACCCTTTCTTTAAAAATTGCTCAGATTTGGGGATGGGAAAGAGTGCTAGACTATGGGCAAGCAAAAAGTGGACAAGCGGCTCTTGAGGATTTTTAAGCTGTTAAGTTCAGTTTTGACATTCTTTTAATGATAAATTTGCTAGGCTAGTAGATTGTAGGCATCATCAGATAGATTTTTAATTCATTCATCTATAATTTTCCATGACTCCTGATACAGAACTCACACCCGTTGATCAAGGCCAACTTCAAGCACGAACGATCCGCCCCATTGCAGCTAGTGCAATTTATGGCATTGCGTTTGACGGAGATATATTACTAGCAGTTGATCCGAGAAATGGCTATCTTCTACAGATAGATCCCTTCACGAATAATACTACCATCATTAATCCTCATAACTGGGACGATTTTATTGGGGCTACAGGGTTAGCGATCGCCGATGATACCCTCTGGTTTACAACCCGAGAAAATGTCTATTTTTGTCCGATTTCCCGACAAGGAACCACGATATCCTTGACTTATCCGGCTCAATTATTTACTCGTCTGAACTATCCGGTCAATGGGGTAGCTGTACAGGAAGGGGCTGTATATGTCACCTGTCAGAAAAGTGGAGATATTTATATTTTTAACCGAGAAAACGGCAAAGAAATTACCCGTTTATATGCTCCCGGCATCGGCACGCAAAATATTACAGTTAAGGGAGAACAACTCTGGTTATCTGATCCCCTAGAACAAACAATTTTCTGTTTGGATCGAGCAACGGGGAAAGAGATTTTTAGTGTCTTAACACCCTTTGAGTCTCCCACCGGCTTAGCTTTTCATCGTTGTCAAAAAACGGGAAAAGAGACTTTATATGTGGCTTATACCTATTCGGAACCTTATATCCGAGATAATCCTAATGCCGAACCCAATTATGAACTACAATACCGTGACCGCACCTTCATTCATCCGCTTTATTTCCGGTTAGATACTGAGAAAAAATATGCCCTTTCCAACGGTTATTTAATAGAAGTATCTTATGTAGAAGAATTAGAACCGTTAGATCCCTTTTTATTACCCAATGTAGAATGGCGCATTGCTTTACCCGCCGAAACAGACCGACAAAAGGTAAGAAAAGTCGAAGCCATCGGACTTCCTTTCACCGAAGAAGTACAAGAAGGACAACGGGTAGCTGTGTTCAAATTTGATCAGTTGACCAACAATGCTCGCTATGTTTTTGGCTGGAAAGCCATTTTAGAAGTTTGGAGTATTAAATATCAAATCAAGCCGCGTGAGTGCGAAAATATCCCAGAATTATCGCCGGAATATCAAGCGCGATATCTGATCGATAATGATGATTTAGCAATGGATACAGAAATTATTCGTCGGGCGGCAGAAGAAGCCATCGGACGAGAAACAAACTTATTGCGAAAAATGTATAGTATCCGAAATTATGTTTATGATCGCCTTTCTTATGGCATTAAACCTCATATTGATTCCCCAGATATAGCCCTAAAACGAGGTGTGGGGTCTTGTGGGGAATATTTAGGTGTATTATTAGCTTTGTCTCGCCTCAATGGAATTGCTTGTCGTACAGTAGGACGTTATAAATGTCCGGCTCATCCTTTAATGAAAAATTTGCCTTTACAACCGGATTATAATCATGTTTGGATGGAGTTTTATATACCCGGATTTGGCTGGTTACCGATGGAATCTAATCCCGATGATATCAATGAAGGGGGGCCTTATCCGACGCGCTTTTTTATGGGGTTAGCTTGGTATCATGCGGAGATGGCCAAAGATGTGCCTTTTGAAAGGTTATTGAGTAACGGTTCTCCCGTAAATAAAGAGCAGGTTTCTATCGGGGAGTTAGCCATTAATCATGTACAGTTTACCATTTTGGAAGAGTTAGACCCCAATCAATGACTCTAACTCCTGAGTCGGAGACTCCTGCTATATTTCTTAACTTTTTAGAACCGGTGTTGCCAATTCAGGATAACCCGCCTCAATTAAAGCGCGGTTCCGAATGCGGCAGGAGTCACATAACCCACAAGGTTCATCTCCCCCTTGATAACAAGACCAAGTATCGGCAATCGGAACTTCCAAACTCATTGCACGACGGACGATATCAGCTTTTGAGTCTTTGACTAAAGGAGCCATTAATTGAATCGCTTTTCCTTCTACTCCCACTTTAGAAGACAAACTGGCTAATTTTTGAAAAGCCTCAATATATTCAGGACGACAGTCAGGATAACCGGAATAGTCCACCGCATTAATACCTAAATAAATGGCTTCTGCGCCTTTTGCTTCTGCTAGAGAGAGGGCGATAGCAATAAAAACTGTATTGCGACCCGGTACATAGGTATTCGGGATCAGATTAGGTTTAACCCCATCGGTAGGCATATCGATCAACTCATCCGTCAGAGAAGAACCGCCCCATTGAGACAGATTAACATCCATAATATAGTGAGATTTGATGTCCAATGCCGCCACAACTTTTTTAGCCGCTTGTAGTTCTCGTTGGTGGCGTTGTCCATAAGACAAAGAGAGGGCGATCACCTCATAGCCATCCGCAAGGGCGATCGCGGCGCTAGTGGCTGAGTCTAAGCCACCCGATAATAAAACAACTGCGAGGGGTTGATTCATGGTTAATGATTAATTATTCTGGCCAGTAATCAATATTTAAGATTTGCTCTTGAGTAAAAGGGCAAATTTCAGGAAATATTTCTAGAGGTAAATTGGTCTGACTAGCGGCTAATTGTCTGCCATGACCATAACACTCATCAAAAACTTCAGCCACATAAAATTTTAGACTAGGACAATCTGAAAAAATTTCTTGTAGTCTTAGACGATGTTTAATGACGATAGACTGATA is from Gloeothece verrucosa PCC 7822 and encodes:
- the queC gene encoding 7-cyano-7-deazaguanine synthase QueC yields the protein MNQPLAVVLLSGGLDSATSAAIALADGYEVIALSLSYGQRHQRELQAAKKVVAALDIKSHYIMDVNLSQWGGSSLTDELIDMPTDGVKPNLIPNTYVPGRNTVFIAIALSLAEAKGAEAIYLGINAVDYSGYPDCRPEYIEAFQKLASLSSKVGVEGKAIQLMAPLVKDSKADIVRRAMSLEVPIADTWSCYQGGDEPCGLCDSCRIRNRALIEAGYPELATPVLKS
- the petA gene encoding cytochrome f; the protein is MRTPHFAAIWQTGKQTIFQALLLAIATLSLFLTTDLVVPQSAAAYPFWAQETAPETPREATGRIVCANCHLAQKPAEIEIPQSVLPDTVFEAVVKIPYDHSVQQVLGDGSKGGLNVGAVLMLPDGFKIAPPDRIPEELQEKVGDLYFQTYKEGQDNVVIVGPLPGDQYEEIVFPILSPDPAKDKNIEFGKYSVHLGANRGRGQVYPTGQSSNNNLFKASVAGTITDIVSLEEGGYEVTISGDNGQAVEAIPAGPELIVSQGQQVAAGEALTNNPNVGGFGQKDTEVVLQSPTRITWLLVFLAAIMLAQILLVIKKKQVERVQAAEMNF
- a CDS encoding SufE family protein; the protein is MSSDSTPLPPNLDRIVQKFKSRSDPKKRYEQLLWYAKKLEAMPEEGKTPENKVSGCTSQVYITADLKEGKVWYQGDSDAQLVKGLVAFLVEGLNGLTPQEIMAVTPDFIEETGLKMSLTPSRANGFYNIFQMMKKKALLFQLESSA
- a CDS encoding transglutaminase domain-containing protein, with amino-acid sequence MTPDTELTPVDQGQLQARTIRPIAASAIYGIAFDGDILLAVDPRNGYLLQIDPFTNNTTIINPHNWDDFIGATGLAIADDTLWFTTRENVYFCPISRQGTTISLTYPAQLFTRLNYPVNGVAVQEGAVYVTCQKSGDIYIFNRENGKEITRLYAPGIGTQNITVKGEQLWLSDPLEQTIFCLDRATGKEIFSVLTPFESPTGLAFHRCQKTGKETLYVAYTYSEPYIRDNPNAEPNYELQYRDRTFIHPLYFRLDTEKKYALSNGYLIEVSYVEELEPLDPFLLPNVEWRIALPAETDRQKVRKVEAIGLPFTEEVQEGQRVAVFKFDQLTNNARYVFGWKAILEVWSIKYQIKPRECENIPELSPEYQARYLIDNDDLAMDTEIIRRAAEEAIGRETNLLRKMYSIRNYVYDRLSYGIKPHIDSPDIALKRGVGSCGEYLGVLLALSRLNGIACRTVGRYKCPAHPLMKNLPLQPDYNHVWMEFYIPGFGWLPMESNPDDINEGGPYPTRFFMGLAWYHAEMAKDVPFERLLSNGSPVNKEQVSIGELAINHVQFTILEELDPNQ
- a CDS encoding transcriptional repressor; this encodes MPPYTATSLKAELNARGWRLTPQREKILHVFQNLPRGNHLSAEELHELLDQRGEAISLSTIYRSVKLMSRMGILRELELAEGHKHYELHQPYPNHHHHLVCIQCNKTIEFKNDSILKQSLKQCEKEGFQLIDCQLTVMTICPEAIRMGWPSALPSNWSCTRAISGNQHHDNLEDWEE